From a region of the Andrena cerasifolii isolate SP2316 chromosome 13, iyAndCera1_principal, whole genome shotgun sequence genome:
- the Aldh gene encoding aldehyde dehydrogenase: MLRLLKKLQLPRCFSTAAIPAPEKNPSVLYTGIFIDNEWHRSKSGKTFKTANPATGETIAEVQEGDAADVDVAVEAANKAFQLGSPWRTMNASQRGSLLHKLADLMERDRTYLASLETLDNGKPYSVAYGADVPASIATLRYYAGWADKNHGQVIPMDGPYFGYTRHEPVGVCGQIIPWNFPLLMMAWKLGPALATGNVIILKPAEQTPLTALYVAQLTKEAGFPSGVINVVPGYGKAGAALVAHNNVDKIAFTGSTEVGKLIKQGAAMGNLKRTTLELGGKSPNIIFKDADLDHAVETAHFALFFNMGQCCCAGSRTFVEDSIYDEFVERSAARAKSRVVGDPFDSNVEQGPQIDEEQTNKIMSMIKSGQDQGAKLVSGGTRIGDKGYFVAPTVFANVSDDMTIAKEEIFGPVQQILKFSSLNEVIRRANNTNYGLAAAVFTKDIDKANYIIQGLRAGTVWVNTYNVFTPQVPFGGYKMSGQGRELGEYGLEAYTEVKSVIVKINQKNS, translated from the exons ATATTCATCGACAACGAATGGCACCGATCAAAGTCGGGGAAAACGTTTAAAACTGCGAATCCTGCGACCGGAGAAACGATCGCGGAGGTCCAGGAAGGTGACGCCGCGGACGTTGACGTAGCGGTAGAAGCAGCCAACAAAGCCTTCCAATTGGGTTCACCATGGAGAACCATGAACGCTTCTCAGCGCGGTTCGCTGTTGCACAAGTTAGCCGATTTAATGGAACGCGATCGTACTTATCTCGCG TCTTTGGAAACACTGGACAATGGTAAGCCTTACTCCGTGGCGTACGGAGCCGACGTACCCGCGAGTATAGCGACACTCCGATATTACGCAGGATGGGCCGATAAGAATCATGGCCAAGTGATCCCCATGGACGGCCCGTACTTTGGTTACACTCGCCACGAGCCGGTTGGCGTTTGCGGGCAAATCATTCCATGGAATTTCCCCCTTCTAATGATGGCTTGGAAATTGGGGCCCGCTTTGGCTACAG GAAACGTTATCATTTTAAAACCTGCGGAACAAACACCACTGACAGCGTTGTACGTGGCTCAATTAACAAAGGAAGCTGGATTTCCTAGTGGAGTAATTAACGTCGTACCTGGCTACGGTAAAGCTGGGGCCGCGCTGGTCGCTCACAACAATGTCGACAAAATTGCATTTACCGGTTCGACTGAAGTTGGAAAGCTAATAAAGCAGGGTGCCGCGATGGGGAACTTGAAGAGGACCACGTTGGAGCTTGGTGGAAAGTCCCCAAACATTATCTTTAAGGATGCTGATCttgatcatgccgttgaaaccGCGCATTTCGCTCTATTTTTCAACATG GGCCAATGCTGTTGCGCCGGATCTAGAACTTTCGTCGAGGACAGTATCTACGACGAGTTCGTGGAGAGAAGCGCGGCGCGTGCCAAATCTAGGGTGGTCGGTGATCCGTTCGATTCGAACGTGGAGCAAGGGCCACAGATCGACGAAGAGCAAACCAATAAAATTATGTCTATGATAAAGTCGGGTCAGGACCAGGGAGCTAAGTTAGTCTCTGGTGGTACGCGCATCGGCGACAAAGGATACTTTGTGGCACCTACGGTATTCGCTAATGTCTCCGACGATATGACCATTGCTAAAGAAGAG ATATTTGGACCAGTTCAGCAGATTCTAAAATTTAGTAGCTTAAACGAAGTGATCAGACGCGCTAACAACACTAATTATGGACTGGCAGCGGCCGTGTTCACGAAGGATATCGACAAAGCGAATTATATCATCCAGGGACTTCGCGCAGGCACTGTTTG GGTTAACACGTACAACGTCTTCACGCCTCAAGTACCATTCGGGGGTTATAAAATGTCCGGACAAGGGAGAGAACTCGGAGAATATGGCCTCGAAGCGTATACCGAAGTTAAGAGTGTCATAGTTAAAATCAATCAAAAGAACAGTTAA
- the Wdr24 gene encoding WD repeat domain 24: protein MISKTVCITQEGPANALALNKDNSQVVIAGRNVFKIFTLLEDRFEEACNLRVGKNLNLNFSCNDVAWNLIDDHILATAATNGAVVVWNLNKSSRSKQEHVFIDHKRTVNKVSFHMTEPMWLISGSQDGTMKCFDLRTKEATRTFYSNTESVRDVQFCPHAPHTFAAVSENGHVQQWDLRKPDRYFQHFTAHSGPIFACDWHPETTWLATASRDKTIKVWDLLGKPSCDYVIHTIASVGRIKWRPQRKYHISSCALVVDCSINVWDIRRPYIPFASFNEHKDVPTGVAWKGSPQSFLSTSRDCTLYHHVFKDATRPASKANPQGIALNPKGDIAYACKVNVHVTTTMKQLTNIMRKTPATNDTFCMASSVMHRFAINVPREPKWFKSCAEGYLLSGRLNDICDHNANVARNAGRNDISTVWSIIKTLYANPMGSILKTPPTASKEDIVNTLNLAQIAIGSGIDQGNAGHENDVKSLQGEVTGATSGGDDETETDETPENQHSIGSMLPGYKQSFIGHKGPSKGDFLFGESEFEPVTLEYTSSYIHNIINNDNDWTLSKEAFPLRHEIKDRSPPPEQFPNHTPDINEDCASLMIEDQPSQLIVSNIPKPQFWDPTNLIEEALKHHAALRDIQTSASILIALGEKRKNLNIETAVQEHWILEYLDMLARFKLWNIATEIIQSVWIPSVSQLNQQSTVIHACCLSCTKPLQRAAWLCDRCHSSHHALCSVCHQVVRGVYAWCQGCTHGGHVVHMNEWFSCNRQCPTGCGHTCEYT from the exons ATGATCTCGAAGACCGTATGCATCACTCAAGAAGGTCCAGCAAATGCATTAGCATTAAACAAAGACAATAGTCAAGTTGTTATAGCGGGACGTAACG ttttcaaaatatttacacTATTAGAAGACAGATTTGAGGAGGCTTGCAACCTACGTGTtggcaaaaatttaaatctaaatttctcTTGCAACGACGTTGCCTGGAATCTCATAGATG ATCATATATTAGCAACTGCTGCTACAAATGGAGCAGTTGTAGTATGGAATCTGAACAAGTCATCGAGATCCAAGCAGGAGCATGTTTTCATTGATCATAAAAGGACTGTAAATAAAGTAAGTTTTCATATGACGGAACCCATGTGGTTAATATCTGGTTCCCAAGATGGCACTATGAAATGTTTCGATTTAAGAACGAAAGAGGCTACTAGAACCTTTTATAG TAATACAGAATCTGTGCGCGATGTGCAATTTTGCCCGCATGCGCCGCACACATTTGCCGCTGTTTCTGAAAACGGACATGTACAACAATGGGATTTGCGTAAGCCCGACCGTTATTTCCAACACTTTACCGCACACAGTGGTCCTATATTTGCGTGCGATTGGCACCCTGAAACCACCTGGCTGGCGACTGCTTCTAGGGACAAGACCATTAAG GTTTGGGATTTACTAGGTAAGCCCAGTTGCGATTATGTTATACATACAATAGCATCCGTGGGCCGAATAAAATGGAGGCCACAGAGAAAGTATCATATATCCAGTTGTGCTCTTGTTGTGGACTGCAGTATAAATGTGTGGGATATTCGTAGACCATACATTCCATTTGCTAGTTTCAACGAGCATAAAGATGTTCCGACCGGTGTAGCCTGGAAGGGCAGTCCGCAGTCTTTCTTATCCACCAGCAGG GATTGTACCTTGTACCATCACGTGTTCAAAGACGCTACTCGGCCAGCAAGCAAAGCAAATCCACAAGGTATTGCATTGAATCCGAAAGGAGATATTGCATATGCTTGTAAAGTAAATGTCCATGTTACAACTACAATGAAACAGTTGACTAACATAATGAG GAAAACACCTGCCACGAAtgatacattttgcatggcatcCAGCGTGATGCACAGATTTGCCATAAACGTGCCACGGGAACCAAAGTGGTTTAAATCTTGCGCGGAAGGTTATTTGCTATCTGGAAGATTAAATGATATTTGCGACCATAACGCCAATGTTGCTAGAAATGCTGGTAGAAACGAT ATCAGTACAGTATGGAGTATCATAAAAACTTTATACGCAAATCCCATGGGATCTATTTTAAAGACTCCTCCGACTGCGTCTAAAGAAGACATAGTGAATACGTTGAATTTAGCGCAGATTGCGATAGGATCTGGTATAGATCAAGGAAATGCAG GGCACGAGAACGATGTGAAATCCTTACAAGGAGAAGTGACAGGCGCGACTAGCGGAGGCGATGATGAGACCGAGACGGATGAGACGCCGGAAAATCAGCATTCTATAGGGTCCATGTTGCCTGG CTACAAACAATCGTTTATTGGTCACAAGGGACCATCTAAAGGAGATTTCTTGTTTGGGGAAAGCGAGTTTGAACCAGTGACATTGGAATACACGTCCAGctatatacataatattatcAATAACGATAATGATTGGACATTGTCCAAAGAGGCATTTCCTTTGCGGCACGAGATAAAAGACAGATCTCCGCCACCCGAACAATTTCCCAATCATACACCGGACATTAACGAGGATTGTGCTTCGTTAATGATCGAAGATCAACCGAGTCAGTTAATAGTCTCGAATATACCTAAACCACAATTTTGGGATCCTACGAATTTAATCGAAGAAGCTTTGAAACATCACGCGGCCCTCAGAGATATACAGACTTCCGCTTCGATTCTTATCGCACTGGGAGAGAAACGGAAAAACTTAAATATCGAGACCGCTGTTCAGGAACATTGGATATTAGAATATTTAGACATGCTTGCAAGGTTTAAGCTTTGGAACATAGCTACGGAG ATAATCCAATCGGTTTGGATCCCGTCGGTGTCGCAGTTGAATCAGCAATCGACGGTAATACACGCGTGCTGTTTATCTTGCACGAAACCGTTACAAAGAGCAGCATGGCTGTGCGATCGATGTCACTCGTCTCATCACGCGCTTTGCTCTGTTTGTCATCAG GTTGTTCGAGGTGTGTACGCATGGTGCCAGGGATGTACACACGGAGGCCACGTTGTTCACATGAACGAGTGGTTCAGTTGTAATCGACAGTGTCCAACTGGTTGTGGGCACACATGCGAATACACCTAA